In a single window of the Rhodamnia argentea isolate NSW1041297 chromosome 2, ASM2092103v1, whole genome shotgun sequence genome:
- the LOC115751442 gene encoding cation/calcium exchanger 5 isoform X2: protein MSPTSLFMEVDNHGQGGTGLRLSFLPLKKCTIFVVILSTLAFFLLIVPPPSSSYIPPLPTVPRRTLSSNVNPIIAKPCSLLADHSGIVDYSALHFCLFYQNPYLSIPFLSLLLLLHFYILIKTAQDHFSIVTTKLSSHLNLTPSMGAVTLLALGNGSPDVFSSVAAVRSGQYRTGFGAILSAGAFVSAFVVGFVAIYAAPFSLDATQFVRDVLFYMIATLFLFWVYLSGEIFIWQAFGFVGFYIFFVVFVFWMDMGSEREKDGAKVGLVGQSELSNEFTASDCKRGSVDGSMRGVKATFGLHCTLNKIANAWEVPVSFLLKLTIPQTSPSKWNRLYISLNIIFCPLALLYACNSFMPIDHPVVFLAPNTHFPLWLIVLFTSSSLAILHFIMEKEPPKTEQLFVILVAFVMSVFWISTVAGELLNCLAALGTLLDLPPSLLGLTVLAWGNSVGDLVADVAIAKAGQPAMAMAGCFAGPMFNMLVGLGTALVMQTANVYPVAYVLHFHVGIVMAFVFLLLSLMGSLLVITWCRFRVHRFWGFSLVGIYVLFMVVSVAIAKFST from the exons ATGTCACCTACAAGCCTCTTTATGGAAGTTGACAACCATGGCCAAGGAGGTACCGGTCTCCGTCTCTCGTTCTTGCCCCTCAAGAAATGCACAATCTTCGTCGTTATCCTCTCAACTCTTgcctttttccttcttattgtCCCACCACCCTCTTCATCTTACATTCCTCCTTTACCCACAGTTCCCCGGCGAACCCTCAGTAGCAACGTCAACCCCATCATAGCCAAACCTTGTTCTCTCTTGGCTGACCACAGTGGGATTGTCGACTACTCTGCCCTCCACTTTTGTCTCTTCTACCAAAACCCATATCTTTCAATCCCTTTTCTATCTttacttctccttcttcattttTATATCCTTATCAAAACTGCCCAGGACCATTTCTCTATTGTCACCACCAAGCTCTCCTCTCACCTGAATTTGACCCCCAGTATGGGTGCGGTTACCCTTCTTGCCCTGGGAAATGGTTCCCCTGATGTGTTCTCTTCGGTTGCTGCTGTCCGATCTGGACAATACAGGACAGGGTTTGGTGCTATACTTTCTGCTGGTGCATTTGTATCAGCATTTGTGGTTGGTTTTGTTGCAATTTATGCTGCACCTTTTTCCTTAGATGCAACACAGTTCGTGAGAGATGTGCTCTTTTACATGATTGCGacattgtttttgttttgggtaTACCTGAGTGGGGAGATTTTTATATGGCAGGCATTTGGATTTGTtggattttatattttttttgttgtctttgtATTTTGGATGGATATgggatcagagagagagaaggacggGGCTAAGGTGGGTTTAGTTGGACAAAGTGAATTATCAAATGAGTTTACAGCATCTGATTGCAAGAGGGGAAGCGTTGATGGTAGCATGCGAGGGGTCAAAGCTACTTTTGGATTGCATTGCACTCTTAATAAG ATTGCTAATGCATGGGAAGTTCCTGTCTCTTTTCTCCTGAAGCTCACTATTCCGCAAACTTCACCTTCAAAATGGAATAGATTATACATATCTCTCAACATTATTTTTTGCCCATTGGCCCTTTTATACGCTTGCAACTCCTTCATGCCAATAGATCATCCAGTCGTTTTCCTTGCTCCGAATACCCATTTTCCTCTGTGGCTCATTGTTCTCTTCACAAGCTCCTCTCTTGCCATTCTTCACTTCATCATGGAGAAAGAACCACCAAAAACCGAGCAACTGTTTGTGATTTTGGTAGCATTTGTGATGAGTGTGTTCTGGATATCCACCGTAGCAGGAGAGCTATTAAATTGCCTTGCAGCTCTTGGGACACTTCTTGATTTGCCCCCATCACTTCTTGGGCTAACAGTGCTTGCATGGGGAAATTCGGTGGGGGATCTGGTTGCTGATGTGGCCATAGCTAAGGCTGGCCAACCGGCAATGGCCATGGCTGGGTGTTTTGCTGGGCCAATGTTTAACATGCTTGTTGGGCTTGGAACTGCTTTGGTCATGCAGACTGCCAATGTGTATCCAGTAGCTTATGTACTTCACTTCCATGTGGGTATCGTGATGGCGTTTGTGTTTCTGCTTCTAAGTCTGATGGGGTCTCTCTTAGTGATAACATGGTGCAGATTTCGGGTGCATAGGTTTTGGGGATTCTCTCTTGTGGGTATCTATGTCCTTTTTATGGTAGTTAGTGTAGCTATTGCCAAGTTTTCCACGTGA
- the LOC115751442 gene encoding cation/calcium exchanger 5 isoform X1, with amino-acid sequence MQSFQLAGSKKVEDCGLVIVQELSGFTLNDEAWRDRVYPFNKVFRLHFINDLVNGRCDCLKRHYEYIRNLLGRRGFPWEGLKKLVPTDYDAYIQENSDLNSRQTESDPDHCVLSLISGNSPSVILQHHHNSYYDGTKRSYYNYWRSNWMSPTSLFMEVDNHGQGGTGLRLSFLPLKKCTIFVVILSTLAFFLLIVPPPSSSYIPPLPTVPRRTLSSNVNPIIAKPCSLLADHSGIVDYSALHFCLFYQNPYLSIPFLSLLLLLHFYILIKTAQDHFSIVTTKLSSHLNLTPSMGAVTLLALGNGSPDVFSSVAAVRSGQYRTGFGAILSAGAFVSAFVVGFVAIYAAPFSLDATQFVRDVLFYMIATLFLFWVYLSGEIFIWQAFGFVGFYIFFVVFVFWMDMGSEREKDGAKVGLVGQSELSNEFTASDCKRGSVDGSMRGVKATFGLHCTLNKIANAWEVPVSFLLKLTIPQTSPSKWNRLYISLNIIFCPLALLYACNSFMPIDHPVVFLAPNTHFPLWLIVLFTSSSLAILHFIMEKEPPKTEQLFVILVAFVMSVFWISTVAGELLNCLAALGTLLDLPPSLLGLTVLAWGNSVGDLVADVAIAKAGQPAMAMAGCFAGPMFNMLVGLGTALVMQTANVYPVAYVLHFHVGIVMAFVFLLLSLMGSLLVITWCRFRVHRFWGFSLVGIYVLFMVVSVAIAKFST; translated from the exons ATGCAGAGTTTCCAGCTCGCGGG AAGCAAGAAGGTTGAGGACTGTGGGTTAGTGATTGTTCAGGAGCTGTC TGGTTTCACTTTAAATGATGAGGCTTGGAGAGATCGGGTTTATCCATTCAACAAGGTTTTCAGATTGCACTTCATAAATGATTTGGTGAATGGTCGTTGTGATTGTCTAAAAAGGCACTATGAATACATAAGAAATCTTCTTGGGCGAAGAGGTTTTCCATGGGAAGGACTGAAGAAGTTAGTACCAACAGATTATGATGCTTATATTCAG GAAAATTCAGATCTGAACTCACGCCAGACTGAATCTGACCCAGACCATTGTGTTTTGAGTTTGATAAGTGGAAATTCACCTTCTGTTATCCTGCAGCATCACCATAATAGCTATTATGATG GCACAAAACGAAGCTACTATAATTACTGGAGGAGTAATTGGATGTCACCTACAAGCCTCTTTATGGAAGTTGACAACCATGGCCAAGGAGGTACCGGTCTCCGTCTCTCGTTCTTGCCCCTCAAGAAATGCACAATCTTCGTCGTTATCCTCTCAACTCTTgcctttttccttcttattgtCCCACCACCCTCTTCATCTTACATTCCTCCTTTACCCACAGTTCCCCGGCGAACCCTCAGTAGCAACGTCAACCCCATCATAGCCAAACCTTGTTCTCTCTTGGCTGACCACAGTGGGATTGTCGACTACTCTGCCCTCCACTTTTGTCTCTTCTACCAAAACCCATATCTTTCAATCCCTTTTCTATCTttacttctccttcttcattttTATATCCTTATCAAAACTGCCCAGGACCATTTCTCTATTGTCACCACCAAGCTCTCCTCTCACCTGAATTTGACCCCCAGTATGGGTGCGGTTACCCTTCTTGCCCTGGGAAATGGTTCCCCTGATGTGTTCTCTTCGGTTGCTGCTGTCCGATCTGGACAATACAGGACAGGGTTTGGTGCTATACTTTCTGCTGGTGCATTTGTATCAGCATTTGTGGTTGGTTTTGTTGCAATTTATGCTGCACCTTTTTCCTTAGATGCAACACAGTTCGTGAGAGATGTGCTCTTTTACATGATTGCGacattgtttttgttttgggtaTACCTGAGTGGGGAGATTTTTATATGGCAGGCATTTGGATTTGTtggattttatattttttttgttgtctttgtATTTTGGATGGATATgggatcagagagagagaaggacggGGCTAAGGTGGGTTTAGTTGGACAAAGTGAATTATCAAATGAGTTTACAGCATCTGATTGCAAGAGGGGAAGCGTTGATGGTAGCATGCGAGGGGTCAAAGCTACTTTTGGATTGCATTGCACTCTTAATAAG ATTGCTAATGCATGGGAAGTTCCTGTCTCTTTTCTCCTGAAGCTCACTATTCCGCAAACTTCACCTTCAAAATGGAATAGATTATACATATCTCTCAACATTATTTTTTGCCCATTGGCCCTTTTATACGCTTGCAACTCCTTCATGCCAATAGATCATCCAGTCGTTTTCCTTGCTCCGAATACCCATTTTCCTCTGTGGCTCATTGTTCTCTTCACAAGCTCCTCTCTTGCCATTCTTCACTTCATCATGGAGAAAGAACCACCAAAAACCGAGCAACTGTTTGTGATTTTGGTAGCATTTGTGATGAGTGTGTTCTGGATATCCACCGTAGCAGGAGAGCTATTAAATTGCCTTGCAGCTCTTGGGACACTTCTTGATTTGCCCCCATCACTTCTTGGGCTAACAGTGCTTGCATGGGGAAATTCGGTGGGGGATCTGGTTGCTGATGTGGCCATAGCTAAGGCTGGCCAACCGGCAATGGCCATGGCTGGGTGTTTTGCTGGGCCAATGTTTAACATGCTTGTTGGGCTTGGAACTGCTTTGGTCATGCAGACTGCCAATGTGTATCCAGTAGCTTATGTACTTCACTTCCATGTGGGTATCGTGATGGCGTTTGTGTTTCTGCTTCTAAGTCTGATGGGGTCTCTCTTAGTGATAACATGGTGCAGATTTCGGGTGCATAGGTTTTGGGGATTCTCTCTTGTGGGTATCTATGTCCTTTTTATGGTAGTTAGTGTAGCTATTGCCAAGTTTTCCACGTGA
- the LOC115751445 gene encoding uncharacterized protein LOC115751445 — protein sequence MPSSGSLLRQLSGNEAWGSTSRRWAIGVGSGSKRHDSANAGRSLDPMEGLNQMYGGENGGSVMRKRVMVVVDESSRSKHAMMWALTHVANKGDLLTLLHIIPPGAERSSPPPSSDSSSSSSSSSSSTSPYLANSLGSLCKASRPEVEVEALVIQGPKMATVMSQVKKLEVSVLVLGQKKPSSLIRCLCGASRSEEFVERCINGADCLTIGVRKQSRGMGGYLISTRWQKNFWLLA from the exons ATGCCAAGCTCTGGTTCACTTCTGAGACAGCTCAGTGGGAACGAAGCTTGGGGCTCGACCTCAAGGAGGTGGGCCATCGGCGTTGGAAGCGGAAGCAAGAGGCACGACTCCGCCAACGCCGGGAGGAGCTTGGACCCGATGGAAGGGCTCAACCAAATGTACGGCGGCGAGAATGGCGGGTCGGTGATGAGGAAGAgagtgatggtggtggtggacgAGAGCTCTCGCTCCAAGCATGCAATGATGTGGGCTCTCACTCATGTGGCCAACAAGGGCGACTTGCTCACTCTGCTTCACATCATCCCTCCTGGAGCCGAGagatcttctcctcctccttcctctgattcttcttcttcttcttcttcttcttcttcttcaacttctcCATATCTTGCCAATTCCCTCGGGTCTCTCTGCAAGGCTTCTAGACCAGAG GTGGAAGTGGAGGCACTGGTGATTCAAGGTCCAAAGATGGCCACTGTGATGAGCCAGGTGAAGAAGCTGGAGGTCTCTGTTCTTGTGCTGGGTCAGAAGAAACCATCCTCTCTCATCCGCTG CCTGTGCGGGGCCAGCAGATCTGAGGAGTTCGTGGAGCGATGCATCAACGGAGCAGATTGCTTGACCATAGGAGTGAGGAAGCAGAGCAGAGGCATGGGTGGATATCTCATCAGCACCAGATGGCAGAAGAACTTCTGGCTCTTGGCCTGA